A region from the Chitinispirillum alkaliphilum genome encodes:
- a CDS encoding 4'-phosphopantetheinyl transferase, translating to MMAEKAMSTNNFTLTPESSPKLFVVPNSDHLTDNEFSLLYQLCSSERRLRVNRFHFREDACRSVIGETLMRYAVFSVTKELPRADAFTTNRNGKPALHGTNLHLNISHSGKWVVCGIDTMDIGVDIEKIREISLELTRYFSPEEKVFLKSFACKKHLAEMFFRIWTLKESYIKSIGEGLLCPLDSFACIPVKGDTVEFKRFDSRLPLRYLRNFSIDPSYSSAVCTTGIFGELPVSIIGVSDLLRELNE from the coding sequence ATGATGGCAGAAAAAGCGATGAGTACAAATAACTTTACACTTACCCCTGAGAGCTCACCAAAACTGTTTGTGGTTCCCAACTCAGACCACCTTACCGACAATGAGTTCTCTTTACTGTATCAACTTTGCAGCTCTGAGCGTCGTCTGAGAGTCAACCGGTTTCATTTCAGGGAAGATGCATGCAGGTCTGTTATTGGGGAAACACTCATGCGGTATGCTGTTTTCTCTGTCACTAAAGAATTACCCCGTGCCGATGCATTTACAACAAACAGAAATGGAAAGCCTGCTCTCCACGGTACAAACCTTCACCTGAACATATCACACTCCGGCAAATGGGTCGTATGTGGAATAGATACAATGGATATCGGTGTAGACATAGAAAAGATACGTGAAATCTCTCTTGAGCTGACCCGTTATTTTTCACCAGAAGAAAAGGTTTTTCTAAAATCTTTTGCATGTAAAAAACATTTGGCAGAGATGTTTTTCAGAATCTGGACACTCAAGGAAAGTTACATAAAATCTATCGGTGAAGGGCTTTTATGTCCGCTGGACAGCTTTGCCTGTATTCCAGTTAAAGGAGATACCGTTGAGTTCAAGCGTTTTGATTCGCGCCTTCCGCTCAGATATCTCAGAAATTTCTCTATTGACCCCAGCTATAGTTCTGCCGTCTGTACTACAGGGATTTTTGGAGAGCTGCCTGT